In a genomic window of Pseudomonadota bacterium:
- a CDS encoding FAD-dependent oxidoreductase yields the protein MTQKLNITINDKEYTVNPDQTILEVIREHKIDDIPTLCYDPKLPPYGSCYLCVVEVKGLEKLVPSCSSPVSNGMAVYTNNDRIRESRKTALELLLSNHYADCLGPCTQTCPAGVDIQGYIALMAIGKYKEAVKLIKEKNPLPLVCGRVCVRECEAACRRNRVDDRVGIDYLKRYAADIDIEDPWNPEVPPRNGKKVAIIGGGPAGLTCAYFLTLKGYSPTIFERSQHLGGMLRYGIPEYRLPKKMLDREIQWITNLGVEVKTNVAFGNGINFDSLKKMGFDAVFIAIGAQKAKKMGVEGEDDAVGVIKGADFLYQMQTDNQPKLYGRVAVIGGGNTAIDAARTALRMGADKVTIVYRRTRKEMPAHDMEIDAALEEVRVLLQKKVAWMP from the coding sequence GTCAATCCGGATCAGACGATCCTGGAGGTTATCCGAGAGCACAAGATCGACGACATCCCGACTCTCTGCTACGATCCTAAGCTTCCCCCTTACGGCTCCTGTTATCTCTGTGTGGTGGAAGTAAAAGGGCTTGAGAAACTCGTCCCATCCTGTTCGAGCCCGGTTTCGAACGGGATGGCCGTCTATACGAATAATGACAGAATCAGGGAGTCAAGAAAAACAGCACTTGAACTCCTGCTCTCAAATCACTATGCCGATTGCCTCGGACCATGCACTCAGACATGTCCGGCAGGTGTCGACATACAGGGCTATATTGCCCTTATGGCCATAGGTAAGTACAAAGAGGCGGTGAAACTGATAAAAGAGAAGAATCCTCTGCCTCTCGTCTGCGGGCGGGTCTGCGTGAGGGAGTGTGAGGCTGCCTGTCGCCGGAACAGGGTCGATGACCGGGTAGGAATCGATTACCTGAAACGGTATGCTGCCGATATCGATATCGAGGATCCTTGGAACCCGGAGGTTCCCCCGAGAAATGGAAAGAAGGTTGCCATTATAGGCGGTGGGCCTGCCGGTCTTACCTGTGCTTACTTTCTTACCCTCAAGGGGTATTCCCCGACTATATTTGAAAGATCACAGCACCTGGGCGGCATGCTACGCTATGGGATTCCGGAATATCGTCTGCCCAAAAAGATGCTCGACAGGGAGATTCAGTGGATAACGAACCTGGGCGTTGAGGTAAAGACCAATGTGGCCTTCGGGAACGGGATTAACTTCGACTCTCTCAAGAAGATGGGCTTTGATGCTGTTTTTATTGCCATTGGCGCCCAGAAAGCAAAGAAAATGGGGGTTGAAGGTGAGGATGACGCGGTTGGCGTGATCAAAGGGGCCGATTTCCTCTATCAGATGCAGACAGACAACCAGCCCAAACTTTATGGCAGGGTTGCAGTCATAGGCGGAGGAAATACTGCGATAGATGCTGCCCGTACTGCACTTAGAATGGGCGCAGACAAAGTTACCATTGTATACCGTAGAACCCGGAAAGAAATGCCTGCCCACGATATGGAAATAGATGCTGCCCTGGAAGAGGTACGGGTATTGTTACAAAAGAAAGTCGCCTGGATGCCTTAA